A region of Salvelinus namaycush isolate Seneca chromosome 9, SaNama_1.0, whole genome shotgun sequence DNA encodes the following proteins:
- the LOC120053933 gene encoding tudor domain-containing protein 5-like, whose amino-acid sequence MTQEQLLSSLKKDVRSLLISAKQGLTPDQLKRDYINMLGHPMPLRILGFRNVLDMIREMPDVVYVLYLGDGSIVLKAVADDATRGIVELVAKQRSAKKAPAQRGGVGFFSPRYQHHNPMVLPRRGHVPPALPAQLRAQLHQLLSHGAVGLSELETAFARRFGFPLRVNNYGFYSIAEMLAAAADLVAVTQSRMGSQLSLRRAVVASRMRTGPIKPLFPLKQTFKTVPIVRQMTQTNSAPLPEAAVLNSPEGDQGSLPMDYTTPQPEPEPTQDGQLFQKCVIKLEEELRQRILENGQAGTVSPELKAKLRQVVAQNSEGLSVHDLPAEFKRVFGEELPVVQSGFMSTTEMVGALSDTLYLQRMAGNEGNQWVVMDIQNAPGHTTPQQPGTAEPEGPVEGVKALNPSGTGYYFSCGESPWEGEGGETKPNLEEDMELRITTKTFYQMVDMYGSLPVRCRRGAVIPPDAMRGQRLRAPTCRGPRELVAVLVEHVESPSNFYIRFDESQEARALENMMIEMRSCYTCPEVSERYRLPERYVRTGQVCCVAPQGIWFYRVVVHRVLNDTHAEVYYVDFGDLTTVQRSSLNFLKSCYSELPAQAVPSSLAGIKPFGGSWSANAKTSFQKLCCDRTLVAALHGYHADFLQLFLCDTHTEEDVYIHSALQAQGHGLCCAPAVSAALCNQFNPVSLYLGEGVFGEGMEIEDEDPTLEPCHEATTITFQHTTQPLPKSSPCPTHTMVQGMAPTPVALSAARPSFMGVGA is encoded by the exons ATGACCCAGGAGCAGTTGCTCTCGAGCCTGAAGAAGGATGTGCGCTCCCTGCTCATCTCAGCCAAGCAGGGCCTGACCCCAGATCAGCTGAAGAGAGACTACATCAACATGCTGGGCCACCCCATGCCCCTGAGGATCCTTGGCTTCCGCAACGTGCTGGACATGATCCGCGAGATGCCCGACGTGGTGTATGTCCTCTATCTGGGAGATGGCAGCATAGTGTTGAAGG CCGTGGCTGATGACGCCACCAGAGGCATCGTGGAGTTGGTGGCCAAGCAGCGCAGTGCCAAGAAGGCCCCTGCTCAGCGTGGCGGTGTGGGCTTCTTCTCCCCACGCTACCAGCATCACAACCCCATGGTCCTGCCGCGGCGTGGCCACGTACCCCCGGCCCTGCCGGCTCAGCTCCGGGCCCAGCTCCACCAGCTGCTCTCCCATGGGGCCGTGGGTCTATCGGAGCTGGAGACAGCCTTCGCCCGCCGCTTCGGCTTCCCTTTACGTGTCAACAACTACGGCTTCTATTCCATCGCCGAGATGCTGGCGGCGGCCGCCGACCTGGTGGCAGTCACACAAAGCAGGATGGGCTCCCAGCTGTCCCTCAGGAGGGCAGTGGTGGCATCACGGATGAGGACCGGACCAATAAAGCCGTTATTCCCATTGAAGCAGACCTTCAAAACGGTTCCTATCGTAAGGCAGATGACCCAGACAAACTCAG CGCCCCTCCCTGAGGCTGCAGTCCTTAACAGCCCAGAGGGGGACCAGGGCTCTCTGCCAATGGATTACACAACACCACAGCCTGAACCTGAACCCACGCAGGATGGACAACTGTTTCAGAAGTGTGTCATCAAG CTGGAGGAGGAGCTTAGGCAGCGTATTCTGGAGAACGGGCAAGCGGGCACTGTCAGTCCAGAACTAAAGGCCAAGCTTCGCCAG GTTGTAGCCCAAAACAGTGAGGGACTATCCGTCCACGATCTCCCTGCAGAATTCAAG AGGGTGTTTGGGGAGGAGCTGCCGGTGGTCCAGAGTGGCTTCATGAGTACCACGGAGATGGTGGGCGCCCTGAGCGACACGCTCTACCTGCAGCGCATGGCGGGCAACGAGGGCAACCAATGGGTGGTCATGGACATCCAGAATGCCCCTGGACACACAACGCCTCAACAACCAG GAACGGCGGAGCCCGAAGGCCCTGTTGAGGGTGTCAAGGCTCTGAACCCATCAGGTACGGGCTACTACTTCAGCTGTGGGGAGTCTccctgggagggagagggaggcgaGACCAAGCCCAACTTGGAGGAAGACATGGAGCTCCGCATCACCACCAAGACCTTCTACCAG ATGGTGGATATGTACGGCTCGTTGCCGGTGCGTTGTCGGCGTGGGGCGGTGATTCCCCCGGACGCCATGCGGGGCCAGAGGCTGAGGGCCCCCACGTGCAGGGGCCCTCGGGAGCTGGTGGCCGTGCTGGTGGAGCACGTGGAGTCACCCTCGAACTTCTACATCCGCTTTGATGAGAGCCAGGAGGCCCGCGCCCTGGAGAACATGATGATTGAGATGAG gagCTGCTACACCTGTCCCGAGGTGTCGGAGCGTTACCGTCTGCCGGAGCGCTACGTGCGTACGGGCCAGGTGTGCTGCGTGGCGCCCCAGGGCATCTGGTTCTACCGCGTGGTGGTTCACCGTGTCCTCAACGACACCCATGCAGAGGTCTACTACGTGGACTTTGGAGACCTCACCACTGTCCAGAGGAGCAGCCTCAACTTCCTCAA GTCTTGTTACTCAGAGCTCCCAGCACAAGCAGTCCCGTCATCGCTGGCTGGAATCAAGCCTTTCGGT GGCAGCTGGAGTGCCAACGCCAAGACCTCCTTTCAGAAGCTATGTTGTGACCGTACCCTGGTGGCAGCCCTGCATGGCTACCACGCCGACTTCCTGCAGCTCTTTCTGTGCGACACGCACACCGAGGAGGACGTGTACATCCACAGCGCCCTGCAGGCCCAGGGCCATGGGCTCTGCTGCGCCCCCGCCGTCAGCGCAGCG TTGTGTAACCAGTTCAACCCAGTGAGCCTCTATCTGGGCGAAGGCGTGTTCGGCGAGGGAATGGAAATAGAGGATGAGGACCCCACCCTGGAGCCTTGCCACGAAGCCACCACCATCACTTTCCAGCACACCACCCAACCCCTGCCCAAGAGCTCCCCTTGCCCCACTCACACG atggtgcagggaatggCCCCTACTCCGGTCGCCCTAAGCGCAGCACGTCCCAGCTTCATGGGCGTCGGAGCgtag